From a single Actinomyces viscosus genomic region:
- a CDS encoding Fic family protein, translating into MAADERVRAAEAAVREACAELRWNEALRRRWREGRAEAAIRGAVASGGVEGAVVSAEVLREHVAAASLTEAATGDPSLDAVAGLWRAGARLVGWMPDLVGRGRPVVPPARSLLAVLHRDVVGPLVAGGQVGLEEVGVPRSGRARAREGGPGTAPQGEELAARLAGLVELIDLESAPALVRAAIVHAEMLSARPFTAGNAAVGRLLVRHLLVRDGVEPTGTAVSDLYPGRVPAAYADAAAAYASGTMEGVVAWVVWQAEAVLVGVQEAQRLCRAVQAGTWRAG; encoded by the coding sequence GTGGCCGCCGACGAGCGGGTACGCGCCGCCGAGGCGGCGGTGCGTGAGGCCTGCGCCGAGCTGCGCTGGAACGAGGCCCTGCGGCGCCGGTGGCGTGAGGGCCGCGCCGAGGCGGCGATCCGGGGGGCTGTCGCCTCAGGTGGCGTTGAGGGGGCAGTGGTCTCCGCCGAGGTCCTGCGCGAGCACGTGGCCGCAGCCTCCCTGACCGAGGCCGCCACGGGTGACCCGAGCCTGGACGCCGTGGCCGGGCTGTGGCGCGCCGGGGCCCGTCTGGTCGGCTGGATGCCAGACCTGGTGGGGCGGGGCAGACCGGTGGTGCCCCCGGCGCGCTCACTGCTGGCCGTGCTGCACCGTGACGTCGTCGGGCCTCTGGTGGCCGGTGGCCAGGTGGGGCTGGAGGAGGTCGGCGTGCCGCGCTCCGGGCGGGCGCGTGCCCGGGAGGGCGGTCCGGGGACGGCGCCGCAGGGGGAGGAGCTGGCGGCGCGGCTGGCGGGGCTGGTGGAGCTCATCGACCTGGAGTCGGCGCCGGCGCTGGTGCGGGCCGCCATCGTTCACGCCGAGATGCTGTCGGCCAGGCCCTTCACGGCCGGCAACGCCGCGGTGGGGCGGCTGCTGGTGCGTCACCTCCTGGTGCGCGACGGGGTCGAGCCGACCGGCACGGCGGTCAGCGATCTTTATCCCGGGCGGGTGCCGGCGGCCTACGCCGACGCCGCCGCAGCCTATGCCTCCGGGACGATGGAGGGGGTGGTGGCCTGGGTGGTGTGGCAGGCCGAGGCGGTGCTCGTGGGGGTGCAGGAGGCTCAGCGCCTGTGTCGGGCGGTCCAGGCGGGCACCTGGCGCGCCGGGTGA
- a CDS encoding HAD family hydrolase produces the protein MSAQARASDPSQPTVTSTATPSPAASSAAPAAVSTPAGPAGHRAAAYFDLDKTILATSSTWALGTPMRRSGLISSRALAYGLVAQLPYLLVGAGTRQSTTLMEHLALMSAGISRRDLVDVVEGALATAIEPAVYAEALDLIEAHHRAGHDVVVVSASITEMVTPIARLVGADRAVATRMEVGEDGLFTGRIARSMLHSEKVVALHEDAAAHGIDPARSWAYSDSISDEPMLSAVGHPVAVNPDRELRRMAQERDWPVRDFARPVRLRPRWEPPTLSTRASLIAGAAGVLAVGGAAAWLVARRGARRAVGAA, from the coding sequence ATGAGCGCGCAGGCCCGCGCAAGCGACCCCTCCCAACCAACAGTGACGTCAACAGCGACGCCGTCACCAGCCGCCTCGTCGGCTGCGCCCGCCGCCGTCTCCACGCCTGCCGGGCCCGCCGGGCATCGCGCAGCGGCCTACTTCGATCTGGACAAGACGATTCTGGCGACCTCGTCGACCTGGGCACTGGGCACCCCGATGCGACGCAGCGGCCTCATCTCCTCGCGGGCGCTGGCCTACGGGCTCGTCGCCCAACTCCCCTACCTTCTGGTCGGCGCCGGTACGCGGCAGTCGACCACCCTCATGGAGCACCTGGCCCTCATGTCCGCCGGCATCAGCCGCCGCGATCTGGTGGACGTCGTCGAGGGGGCGCTGGCCACGGCGATCGAGCCGGCCGTCTACGCCGAGGCCCTCGACCTCATCGAGGCTCACCACCGGGCCGGGCACGACGTCGTGGTCGTCTCGGCCTCGATCACCGAGATGGTCACCCCCATCGCCCGCCTCGTGGGAGCCGACCGCGCCGTGGCCACCCGCATGGAGGTCGGTGAGGACGGCCTGTTCACCGGGCGCATCGCCCGCTCCATGCTGCACTCGGAGAAGGTGGTGGCGTTGCATGAGGACGCCGCCGCCCACGGCATCGACCCGGCCCGGAGCTGGGCCTACTCCGACTCCATCTCCGATGAGCCGATGCTCAGTGCAGTCGGCCACCCCGTCGCGGTCAACCCAGATCGGGAGCTGCGGCGCATGGCCCAGGAGCGCGACTGGCCGGTGCGCGACTTCGCCCGGCCGGTGCGGCTGCGGCCGCGCTGGGAGCCTCCAACCCTGTCCACGCGGGCCTCCCTCATCGCCGGAGCGGCGGGAGTTCTCGCTGTCGGAGGCGCCGCCGCCTGGCTCGTCGCCCGCCGCGGGGCCCGCCGGGCCGTCGGCGCGGCCTGA
- a CDS encoding cellulose synthase operon protein YhjQ/BcsQ, which translates to MTFPPLRPSADEPAQPGGAAVAQVLALTGARGGLGASVLLLHLAWALSRTGRRVAMMDLDPAGGLDLLCGEAVLTGLRWADLPAEESAFRPGHLVGALPVWHAMPVLTADVRGGPTGCEEAVLKAMRTEHDVVLVDLPRGTPPPPGAKVLLLTGLDLRSAVAAESIAPRLRGPHPGDAAPADAPGSPPVWLVVRQVGEDVAPEDLELITGCPVLGHVPTDRVLTKRLALGEDPVRARSATRRAATALTRELLARVLVAGTPRPEPVGGGAGGQERGSEPWSR; encoded by the coding sequence GTGACCTTCCCTCCCCTGAGACCTTCCGCGGATGAGCCCGCGCAGCCCGGTGGGGCGGCCGTGGCCCAGGTTCTGGCCCTGACCGGCGCTCGCGGGGGCCTGGGGGCCAGTGTGCTGCTGCTGCACCTGGCGTGGGCCCTGAGCCGGACCGGCCGACGGGTGGCGATGATGGACCTCGACCCCGCCGGCGGCCTGGACCTCCTGTGCGGTGAGGCCGTGCTGACCGGCCTGCGCTGGGCGGACCTTCCGGCCGAGGAGTCGGCCTTCCGGCCCGGGCACCTGGTCGGGGCCCTGCCCGTGTGGCATGCCATGCCGGTGCTCACCGCCGACGTCCGCGGCGGGCCAACCGGCTGCGAGGAGGCGGTCCTGAAGGCGATGCGCACCGAGCACGACGTCGTCCTGGTGGACCTGCCCCGAGGGACGCCCCCGCCGCCGGGCGCCAAGGTCCTGCTCCTCACCGGTCTCGACCTGCGCTCGGCCGTCGCGGCGGAGAGCATCGCCCCGCGGCTGCGGGGCCCTCATCCCGGCGACGCAGCGCCCGCCGACGCCCCGGGCTCGCCGCCGGTATGGCTCGTGGTGCGCCAGGTCGGCGAGGACGTCGCCCCCGAGGACCTCGAGCTCATCACCGGCTGCCCGGTCCTGGGGCACGTCCCCACCGACCGGGTCCTGACCAAGCGCCTCGCCCTCGGGGAGGACCCGGTGCGGGCCCGCTCGGCCACCCGGCGCGCCGCGACCGCCCTGACCCGAGAGCTGCTGGCCCGCGTTCTCGTCGCCGGGACGCCCCGGCCGGAGCCGGTCGGCGGAGGAGCCGGCGGCCAGGAGCGGGGGAGTGAGCCATGGTCCCGATGA